One window of the Candidatus Chryseobacterium colombiense genome contains the following:
- a CDS encoding glycosyl transferase family 1: protein MEHKKILIITYYWPPAGGPGVQRWLKFAKYLPDFGWKPIIYTPENPSYPLLDESLLKDVPENIEIVKTKIWEPYQLAEKLNKSNKKFKAGQFDVGKNQSWKSKFSIWVRGNFFIPDARVFWVKPSVQFLEKYLKENKIDVVVTSGPPHSLHLIGLDLKKKLPDLKWIADFRDPWTEISYYKHLKLTKSSDKKHRQLESDVFKNADITLATSYTDAENFRKNGANAVCITNGFDEDVKMLNREVVQSSVENSKTQLNNSTPSQLTSTAQFTLSYIGVLEQLRNPENLWKALDDLVKTNPDFSENFSLKFAGRVDDKILHEIENTGLRNHISNLGYLSHDKAIEEMAKSSLLLITNFPNESSKGIIPGKIFEYLATGKQIISFGPNDADVSKILNETKAGKHFSYNDSEIIKSFILEKFELWKNGSLSDNTQNIEQFSRKNLTKKLSEILG from the coding sequence ATGGAACACAAAAAAATATTGATCATCACCTATTACTGGCCTCCTGCGGGAGGTCCTGGTGTTCAAAGGTGGCTGAAATTCGCAAAGTATTTACCTGATTTTGGTTGGAAACCTATCATTTATACTCCGGAAAATCCAAGCTATCCATTATTGGATGAAAGTTTACTGAAAGACGTTCCTGAGAATATTGAAATTGTAAAGACAAAAATCTGGGAGCCCTATCAATTGGCAGAAAAGCTGAATAAAAGCAATAAAAAATTCAAAGCCGGACAATTTGATGTAGGAAAAAATCAAAGCTGGAAATCAAAATTTTCGATCTGGGTAAGAGGAAATTTTTTCATTCCCGATGCTCGTGTTTTCTGGGTAAAACCTTCAGTACAGTTCTTGGAAAAGTACTTAAAAGAAAATAAGATTGATGTTGTAGTGACTTCCGGTCCACCCCATTCTTTACATTTAATTGGTTTAGATTTAAAAAAGAAACTTCCCGATTTAAAATGGATTGCTGATTTTCGTGATCCGTGGACGGAAATCTCCTATTATAAACATTTAAAACTTACCAAAAGTTCGGATAAGAAGCACCGCCAATTGGAAAGTGACGTTTTTAAAAACGCAGATATTACTTTAGCGACAAGTTATACAGATGCCGAAAACTTCAGAAAAAACGGAGCCAATGCAGTTTGTATTACCAATGGATTTGATGAAGATGTGAAGATGTTAAATCGTGAAGTTGTTCAATCGTCTGTTGAAAATTCAAAAACTCAACTCAACAACTCAACGCCTTCACAACTTACCAGTACAGCCCAATTCACATTAAGCTATATCGGTGTTTTAGAACAATTAAGAAATCCTGAAAACCTTTGGAAGGCACTTGATGATCTGGTGAAAACAAATCCGGATTTTTCAGAGAACTTCAGCTTGAAATTTGCAGGAAGAGTAGATGATAAAATCTTACACGAAATTGAAAACACAGGATTAAGGAATCATATTTCAAATCTGGGGTATCTGTCTCATGACAAAGCGATTGAAGAAATGGCGAAATCCTCACTTTTATTGATCACCAACTTCCCTAATGAATCTTCTAAAGGAATTATTCCCGGAAAGATCTTTGAATATCTTGCTACAGGAAAACAGATTATTTCTTTCGGACCAAATGACGCCGATGTTTCAAAAATCTTGAATGAAACTAAAGCAGGAAAACATTTCAGCTATAATGATTCCGAAATCATCAAGAGCTTTATTTTAGAAAAATTTGAGCTGTGGAAAAACGGAAGCCTTTCTGACAATACGCAGAATATTGAGCAGTTCTCCAGAAAAAACCTAACCAAAAAATTGTCTGAAATACTGGGTTAA